A region from the marine bacterium B5-7 genome encodes:
- the dcd gene encoding dCTP deaminase has product MSIKSDRWIRRMATEQGMIEPFVDGQVRDTDAGRIISYGVSSYGYDVRCANEFKIFTNINSAVVDPKNFTADSFVDVNSDVCIIPPNSFALARTVEYFRIPRNVLTICLGKSTYARCGIIVNVTPLEPEWEGHVTLEFSNTTPLPAKIYAGEGVAQFLFLESDEQCETSYKDKKGKYQGQTGVTLPTT; this is encoded by the coding sequence ATGAGCATTAAATCAGATCGTTGGATCCGTCGCATGGCTACAGAACAAGGCATGATCGAACCGTTCGTTGACGGTCAGGTGCGTGATACCGATGCAGGGCGCATTATTTCTTATGGCGTATCGAGTTATGGTTACGATGTACGTTGCGCAAACGAATTTAAAATATTTACGAATATTAACTCGGCGGTTGTCGATCCAAAGAACTTTACCGCAGATAGTTTTGTGGATGTGAACAGTGATGTGTGTATTATCCCCCCCAACTCTTTTGCCTTGGCGCGCACCGTTGAATACTTTCGCATTCCTCGTAATGTATTGACGATTTGCTTGGGTAAATCGACCTACGCGCGATGCGGTATCATCGTGAATGTCACGCCGCTAGAGCCTGAATGGGAAGGCCACGTTACACTGGAATTCTCTAACACGACACCGTTGCCGGCTAAGATTTACGCAGGCGAAGGGGTTGCTCAATTTTTGTTCTTAGAGTCTGATGAGCAATGTGAGACTTCATATAAGGATAAAAAAGGGAAGTATCAGGGGCAGACTGGTGTCACGCTACCCACAACCTAA
- the tsf gene encoding elongation factor Ts gives MTTISAALVKELRERTGVAMMACKKALVEAGGDIDKAIEDMRKSGAAKAVKKAGRVAAEGAIVALHDASKKTAVIVEVNCETDFVARDENFLAFANGVAKTALATGHTDLDTLKTTPMDGDSANIEDVRLALVTKIGENVNIRRAALLKGDNLGVYSHGGRIAVISTLTGGDADLARDISMHVAASNPAVAKPEDVSESMIDAEKAIFVAQAKESGKPDNIIEKMITGRVQKFLNEVSLTGQPFIKDPSQTVGALLQSKNATVDQFIRFEVGEGIEKKVENFAEEVMAQTRA, from the coding sequence ATGACAACGATTAGTGCGGCTCTAGTTAAAGAGCTACGTGAGCGTACCGGCGTTGCAATGATGGCATGTAAAAAAGCCTTAGTTGAAGCGGGTGGTGACATTGATAAAGCGATTGAAGACATGCGTAAGTCAGGCGCGGCTAAAGCGGTGAAAAAAGCCGGTCGTGTTGCTGCAGAGGGCGCGATTGTCGCTTTGCATGATGCGAGTAAAAAAACTGCTGTTATCGTAGAAGTAAACTGTGAAACAGATTTTGTAGCGCGTGATGAAAACTTCTTGGCATTTGCCAATGGTGTTGCAAAAACAGCGCTAGCAACGGGTCACACAGATCTCGATACGTTAAAAACAACCCCGATGGATGGTGATAGCGCCAACATTGAGGATGTCCGTTTAGCCTTGGTGACAAAGATTGGTGAAAACGTCAATATTCGTCGCGCAGCCTTATTAAAAGGTGATAACTTGGGTGTGTATTCTCATGGCGGGCGTATTGCCGTGATTTCTACACTGACTGGCGGTGATGCAGATTTAGCAAGAGACATTTCTATGCACGTTGCGGCCAGCAACCCTGCTGTTGCAAAACCAGAAGATGTGTCTGAATCTATGATCGATGCAGAAAAAGCAATCTTTGTTGCGCAAGCAAAAGAAAGTGGCAAGCCTGACAATATCATTGAAAAAATGATCACAGGTCGTGTTCAAAAATTCTTGAATGAAGTGAGTTTGACGGGGCAGCCTTTCATCAAAGATCCCAGCCAAACGGTTGGCGCTTTGTTGCAGTCCAAAAATGCGACGGTTGATCAATTCATCCGTTTTGAAGTGGGCGAAGGGATTGAAAAGAAAGTAGAGAACTTTGCAGAAGAAGTGATGGCGCAAACACGCGCTTAG
- the pyrH gene encoding uridylate kinase, which yields MPKSLYKRVLLKLSGEAFVPQQGQQGIDTNALAQLASKVVAMHKTGVQVAIVVGGGNLFRGDALSKTGMNRITADQISILATVMNALAFRESLEEAGALTCVQSAVDISGFVEPFNRRQAIEHLNNGRIVVFAGGTGNPLVTTDSTASLRAIEIDADVLLKATKVDGIYDGDPKTNPKAKRFSTLTYNDVIQRDLCVMDLAAVCMCRDNKMSLRVFNMYEENVFTHVLTDDSIGTMVGD from the coding sequence ATGCCAAAATCCCTGTACAAACGTGTCTTACTAAAACTCAGTGGCGAAGCATTTGTTCCACAACAGGGACAACAAGGCATTGATACGAATGCGCTTGCGCAACTGGCTAGCAAAGTCGTTGCTATGCATAAAACAGGTGTGCAAGTCGCGATTGTTGTGGGTGGCGGTAATTTATTCCGTGGTGATGCCTTATCTAAAACTGGGATGAATCGCATTACAGCGGATCAAATTAGTATTTTGGCCACTGTCATGAATGCATTGGCATTTCGTGAATCACTAGAAGAAGCCGGTGCGCTCACCTGCGTTCAATCTGCGGTTGATATCTCTGGTTTTGTTGAACCTTTCAATCGCCGTCAAGCGATTGAGCACTTAAACAATGGCCGCATTGTTGTGTTTGCTGGTGGCACAGGCAACCCATTGGTGACGACAGATTCTACTGCGAGTTTGCGCGCCATTGAGATTGATGCTGATGTGCTACTGAAGGCCACCAAGGTGGACGGCATTTATGACGGCGACCCAAAAACCAATCCAAAAGCAAAACGCTTTTCAACACTGACTTACAATGACGTGATTCAACGTGATTTATGTGTAATGGATCTTGCTGCTGTGTGCATGTGTCGTGACAATAAAATGTCGCTGCGTGTATTTAATATGTATGAAGAAAATGTTTTTACCCATGTTCTTACCGATGACAGTATCGGTACGATGGTAGGAGATTAG
- the frr gene encoding ribosome-recycling factor: MIDDAINAAKLRMQKALDALQHELSRLRTGRAHPSILEHVMVPYYGNDTPLSQVATINVGDARTLTVTPWEKTLMGAIEKAIIQADLGLNPANSGDMIRVPLPALTEERRRDLAKVVKAEGENAKVSIRNARRDANQQLKDAVKAKELTEDDERRGQDRVQKVTDQFIADADKILADKETEIMAV; the protein is encoded by the coding sequence ATGATTGATGACGCAATTAATGCGGCCAAGCTGCGTATGCAAAAGGCCTTAGATGCATTGCAACATGAGCTTTCACGCTTACGTACGGGACGTGCGCATCCAAGTATTTTAGAGCATGTGATGGTGCCTTATTACGGTAATGATACGCCGCTGAGTCAAGTTGCGACGATTAACGTAGGGGATGCACGAACACTGACAGTGACGCCTTGGGAAAAAACCTTGATGGGTGCGATTGAAAAAGCGATCATTCAAGCAGACTTAGGTTTAAATCCTGCAAATTCTGGTGACATGATTCGTGTGCCTTTACCGGCATTGACCGAAGAGCGTCGTCGTGATCTAGCAAAAGTGGTTAAAGCGGAAGGCGAAAATGCCAAAGTGTCTATTCGTAATGCACGTCGTGATGCGAATCAACAACTGAAAGATGCGGTAAAAGCAAAAGAATTGACAGAAGATGATGAGCGTCGCGGTCAAGATCGCGTGCAAAAAGTCACGGATCAATTTATTGCGGATGCCGATAAAATACTGGCAGATAAAGAAACTGAAATTATGGCTGTCTAA
- the uppS gene encoding ditrans,polycis-undecaprenyl-diphosphate synthase has product MKSSIPRHIAIVMDGNGRWASQRGLSRAEGHKAGLEALKSVIKACAQRGIKALTVFAFSTENWGRPASEVRQLFDLFLHALTHDTQSLHENGIRLRFIGDLTAFEPALQEKMREVEQATQHHQQLTLAVAVNYGGHWDIVQATKQIAAAVQAGRLQLDDIDANSMETYLSTHALPPLDLFIRTSGEQRISNFLNWQLAYSELFFTETLWPDFDDAALQQALAQYALRERRYGKTSEQLSGVDTC; this is encoded by the coding sequence ATGAAGTCCTCAATACCGCGCCATATTGCCATTGTGATGGATGGTAACGGTCGTTGGGCAAGTCAGCGTGGTTTGTCTCGTGCGGAAGGCCATAAAGCCGGTTTGGAAGCACTGAAATCCGTTATTAAAGCCTGCGCACAGCGCGGCATTAAAGCATTAACTGTCTTTGCATTTAGTACTGAGAATTGGGGTCGTCCAGCCTCGGAAGTGCGTCAACTTTTTGATTTGTTTCTGCATGCACTCACGCATGATACACAAAGCTTGCATGAAAATGGTATTCGTTTACGTTTCATTGGCGATCTCACCGCGTTTGAACCGGCGTTGCAAGAAAAAATGCGAGAAGTCGAACAAGCTACTCAGCACCATCAACAATTAACCTTAGCCGTCGCCGTGAATTATGGCGGGCACTGGGATATTGTACAAGCAACAAAGCAGATTGCGGCAGCTGTGCAAGCAGGACGTTTGCAGCTTGATGATATTGATGCAAACAGCATGGAAACGTATTTAAGCACACATGCTTTGCCGCCATTAGATTTATTTATTCGTACCAGCGGCGAGCAACGTATTAGTAATTTTCTTAATTGGCAATTGGCTTATAGTGAATTATTTTTTACTGAGACTTTGTGGCCAGATTTCGATGATGCAGCACTGCAACAAGCTTTAGCGCAATACGCACTGCGTGAACGTCGTTACGGAAAAACCAGCGAACAATTATCGGGAGTTGATACATGTTAA